In Rhodococcus pseudokoreensis, the DNA window CGGCAACGTCATCGTCGCCGGCACCCGCGACTGCTCCCTGCAACGCCGCTTCCAGAAACTCGTCGAGGAGGCCCCCGCCCCGTTCCTCACCGACGACCAGCGCAACCGGATCCACACCTCCGCGAAGGCCATCTGCAAAGAGGCCGGCTACTACGGCGCCGGCACCGTCGAATACCTCGTCCAGGGCGACACCGTGTCCTTCCTCGAGGTCAACACCCGCCTGCAGGTCGAACACCCCGTCACCGAGGAAACCGCCGGCATCGACCTGGTGCTGCAGCAGTTCAAGATCGCCAACGGCGAACACCTCGACCTCACCGAGGACCCCACCCCCCGCGGGCACGCCTTCGAGTTCCGCATCAACGGGGAGGACGCCGGCCGCGGCTTCCTGCCCGCCCCCGGACCGGTCACCAAGTTCATGCCCCCCACCGGCCCCGGCGTGCGGATGGACTCCGGCGTCGAAACCGGATCGGTGATCGGCGGCCAGTTCGACTCCATGCTCGCCAAGCTGATCGTCACCGGCGCCACCCGCGACGAGGCCCTCGCCCGGGCCCGCCGCGCCCTCGCCGAATTCCAGGTCGAAGGCCTGGCCACGGTCATCCCGTTCCACCGGGCCATCGTCTCCGACCCCGCCTTCATCGGCGACGGCACCGGCTTCGACGTCTACACCAAGTGGATCGAAACCGAATGGGACAACCAGGTCGAACCGTTCACCGGCGGCCAACCCCTCGACGACGAGGACACCCTGCCCCGGCAGAACGTCGTCGTCGAGGTCGGCGGCCGCCGCGTCGAGGTGTCGCTGCCCGGCCAGTTCACCCTCGGCACCGGCGGCGCCCCCGCCGGCGCCACCCGCAAGAAGCCCAAGGCCCGCACCCGCGGCGGCGCCCACGGCGGCGCCGCATCCGGTGACGCCGTCACCGCCCCCATGCAGGGCACCGTCGTCAAGGTCGCCGTCGAAGAAGGCCAGCAAGTCGCCGAGGGCGACCTCATCGCCGTCCTCGAGGCCATGAAGATGGAAAACCCCGTCAACGCCCACAAGGCCGGCACCGTCACCGGCCTCGCCGTCGAACCCGGCTCCGCCATCACCCAGGGCACCGTCCTGGCAGAACTCAAGTAGCTCCCGTGAGTACTTGTTAACCGCCCGCGGTTAACAAGTACTCACGGGTGGCCGTGCCACACTGTACGCATGTCTGACGTTCCCGAGATCCGTATCGGCACAGCCGAACGTGAGCAGGCCCTGAACTCGTTGAGCGAACACTTCGCCGCGGGCCGTCTGACGGTCCCCGAGTTCGACGAGCGCAGTCTCGCGGTCACGAATGCCACCACCCGCGGCGAACTCGATCGGGTGTTCACCGACCTCCCCGCGACCACCGCCGCCGCGCCTGCCAAGGCCGTGGCAGCGGACACCGACCGCGACCAGAACTGGCGTCGCATCGTGATGTCGGTGATCCCGCTCGTCGCCCTCGTGCTGTTCTTCGTCGTCCCCGTCGACAACAGCTGGCTGTTCTTCCTGATGATCCCTGCCGCCGGCGCCATACTGTTCGGCACCCGCGACGACCGGCACGATCGCGATCGCCGCCGCGACCGCCGCGACCGGGACCGCTGACATGGAACCGGTGGAGGTCAATGCAGGCGGCTGGTATCTGCGCGCGCTGCGCGAGGACGAGCGGGTCAACGACCGTCCGGCGCTCGCGGACGGCGGAATAACCGAACCCGGCTACATCGCCCGCCGCACGGCGCAGTGGCTGAGCGACGAGCACTATTCGTGGGCGATCTGCCAGCCCAACACCGGCGAACTGCTCGCCGAGGTGGGGCTCACTCCGTCCGGGGAAACCGCGACACTCACCGGCTGGGCACGGGCCGGTCACGAGGACGCGCTCGCGAGCGGATCGGATGCGGTGCAACGGTTTGCGGAGGGCGCACTGGGGTTCACGGTCCAGCGGTGAGGATGCGTTCCATTCCGGTGGCGGCCCTCACCGTGCTGGCGCTGATCATGTTGCTGTCCCCGGCGTCCGCGACGCCGTCCGGTCCCGAACATGCCGACAAGGTGGTGCATGCCGTGCTGTTCGCGGCGCTGGCGGCCGCCTCCCGGTATGCCCTTCTGACACCACGGATCACGGTGCTCTGGCTCGCGGCATTCGGGGTGATCACCGAGATACTGCAGGGCGTGCTGCCGATCGGCAGGCACGGTTCGGTCTGGGATCTCTGCGCGGACATGGTGGGTGTGGCGATCGGGTTGTCCGCTCAGTCCGCGATCATGCGTTCCCGCAGCAGAGTCTGAACTGCGGCGTCGAGGCCGAGTCCGTCGGAGAAGTACCGCTCGATCGTTCCGTACTGCTCGCGCATGGCGGCGAGCGACACCTGCAGATACTGCTC includes these proteins:
- a CDS encoding DUF1707 SHOCT-like domain-containing protein, translating into MSDVPEIRIGTAEREQALNSLSEHFAAGRLTVPEFDERSLAVTNATTRGELDRVFTDLPATTAAAPAKAVAADTDRDQNWRRIVMSVIPLVALVLFFVVPVDNSWLFFLMIPAAGAILFGTRDDRHDRDRRRDRRDRDR
- a CDS encoding VanZ family protein — protein: MRSIPVAALTVLALIMLLSPASATPSGPEHADKVVHAVLFAALAAASRYALLTPRITVLWLAAFGVITEILQGVLPIGRHGSVWDLCADMVGVAIGLSAQSAIMRSRSRV
- a CDS encoding acetyl/propionyl/methylcrotonyl-CoA carboxylase subunit alpha — encoded protein: MPSHASAHITKVLVANRGEIAVRVIRAAADAGLASVAVYAEPDADAPFVRLADEAFALGGQTSAESYLVFDKILDAAAKSGADAIHPGYGFLSENADFAQAVIDAGLIWIGPSPQSIRDLGDKVTARHIAEKAKAPMAAGTKDPVKNADEVVAFAKEYGVPVAIKAAFGGGGRGMKVAHTIEEIPELFDSATREAVAAFGRGECFVEQYLDKARHVEAQVIADQHGNVIVAGTRDCSLQRRFQKLVEEAPAPFLTDDQRNRIHTSAKAICKEAGYYGAGTVEYLVQGDTVSFLEVNTRLQVEHPVTEETAGIDLVLQQFKIANGEHLDLTEDPTPRGHAFEFRINGEDAGRGFLPAPGPVTKFMPPTGPGVRMDSGVETGSVIGGQFDSMLAKLIVTGATRDEALARARRALAEFQVEGLATVIPFHRAIVSDPAFIGDGTGFDVYTKWIETEWDNQVEPFTGGQPLDDEDTLPRQNVVVEVGGRRVEVSLPGQFTLGTGGAPAGATRKKPKARTRGGAHGGAASGDAVTAPMQGTVVKVAVEEGQQVAEGDLIAVLEAMKMENPVNAHKAGTVTGLAVEPGSAITQGTVLAELK